A genomic segment from Treponema sp. Marseille-Q3903 encodes:
- a CDS encoding AraC family transcriptional regulator: protein MINSYKQENRSRGTVLFPIEYYKCNTEESTWNLPLHWHVDFELIHVLEGEYYMFVSDKVITLKVDDVCFLSSGVLHGDGDIKSNCRYESVVFNPDMLVVKHSATEEIVSKLIEGVSNVAVVFNSSNKNLHELSLKILHEVREARFCYEFYTLGFIFELLGEVISQNLYTENRREDFGNSKKLIWLKCVLNLIKQKYNTDISLGEMADAAGFSPKYFCRLFHKVTKYTPFEYLNQYRIKRAAEMLHDTNDSIENIAYGCGFNDISYFIKLFKRYKEMTPFKYRAMLEKEKSSS, encoded by the coding sequence ATGATAAACTCGTATAAACAGGAAAACCGTTCTAGAGGAACTGTCCTTTTTCCGATTGAATATTATAAATGCAATACAGAAGAGTCTACTTGGAATTTGCCGCTTCACTGGCATGTAGATTTTGAACTGATTCACGTGCTCGAAGGCGAATATTATATGTTCGTGTCAGACAAAGTCATAACGCTTAAAGTAGATGATGTTTGTTTTTTATCTAGCGGAGTTCTTCACGGGGATGGAGATATCAAAAGCAATTGTCGTTATGAATCTGTTGTTTTTAACCCTGACATGTTGGTCGTAAAACATTCAGCTACGGAAGAGATTGTAAGCAAGCTGATTGAAGGCGTAAGCAATGTCGCAGTGGTGTTCAACAGTTCAAATAAAAATCTCCATGAACTTTCATTAAAAATCTTGCATGAAGTTAGAGAAGCTCGTTTTTGCTATGAATTCTATACACTCGGTTTTATATTTGAGTTGCTTGGTGAAGTTATTTCACAAAATTTATACACTGAAAACAGACGTGAAGACTTTGGCAATTCTAAAAAACTTATATGGCTAAAATGCGTGTTGAATCTGATAAAGCAAAAGTACAATACAGACATTTCTCTTGGTGAAATGGCAGATGCGGCAGGTTTTTCTCCAAAATATTTTTGCAGGTTGTTTCACAAAGTGACGAAATACACTCCATTTGAATATCTAAATCAATACAGAATAAAGAGGGCAGCAGAGATGCTTCACGACACAAACGATTCTATTGAAAATATTGCATACGGGTGCGGCTTTAATGATATAAGTTATTTTATCAAGCTATTTAAAAGATACAAAGAAATGACACCTTTTAAGTACAGAGCTATGCTTGAAAAAGAGAAATCGTCTTCATAA